ATTCTGCACGCTCCATTACGGCACCGAATTCCCGCAGATGAAAAAGTCCGACGTGAACGGCCCCGATGAACTCCCGCTCTACACCTACCTGAAATCGCAGAAAGGTTTTGAAGGTTTCGGGTTCGGCGTGAAGGCCGCCGCCATGGCGCTTTTGCTCAAGAGCATCGACAAGGACTACAAGAAAAATCCCGATATCAAATGGAACTTCACCAAGTTCGTCGTGGACCGCGAAGGCAATGTAGTTGCACGCTTCGAACCCACCGCCGACATGGACGCCGTGCGCGCCTGTGTAGAGAAACTGCTCTAGGAACCCCCATGAACTGTCCCCAGCTAAAACTCGAAAACCAGCTGTGCTTTCCGCTGTACGCCGCGTCCAAAGAAATCACGCGCCGCTACGCCCCGTACCTGGAACCGCTTGACCTCACGTACACGCAGTACATTGTGATGCTTGTGCTGTGGGAAGAAAAGAAGTGCAACGTCTCTGAACTCGGCAAAAAGCTATTCCTCGATTCGGGCACGCTCACCCCGCTTCTGAAAAAGCTCGAAGCCAAGGGCTACATCCAGCGTACCCGCGAACAAAGCGACGAACGCTGCCTTTCCGTAAGCCTCACCCCCGAAGGCGAATCGCTCAAGCGCAAAGCTGCAAGCGTCCCCAAGTCCATGGCCAGCTGCGTCAACCTCTCCGACACCGAAGCCAAGACCCT
The genomic region above belongs to Fibrobacter sp. UWB10 and contains:
- a CDS encoding glutathione peroxidase, translating into MTIYDYTLTDGKGNEVPLANFKGKVMLIVNTATGCGFTPHYKPIEQMYSDFHDKGFEVIDVPCNQFKGQTPGTDEEIHEFCTLHYGTEFPQMKKSDVNGPDELPLYTYLKSQKGFEGFGFGVKAAAMALLLKSIDKDYKKNPDIKWNFTKFVVDREGNVVARFEPTADMDAVRACVEKLL
- a CDS encoding MarR family transcriptional regulator — translated: MNCPQLKLENQLCFPLYAASKEITRRYAPYLEPLDLTYTQYIVMLVLWEEKKCNVSELGKKLFLDSGTLTPLLKKLEAKGYIQRTREQSDERCLSVSLTPEGESLKRKAASVPKSMASCVNLSDTEAKTLYTLLYKVLEGL